From the genome of Trichosurus vulpecula isolate mTriVul1 chromosome 6, mTriVul1.pri, whole genome shotgun sequence:
TTGCCAGCTTCCCCTTGGACtccagaaggaggaggaagaaattccTGTCCTGCTTCCCCTCCCAAGCAACAATGGTGGGGCCCACTTTATCACATGGCAATGAGAACCTATGCTTGCCTAGATGAGGCTGAGATGGAGCCTCCAGTAGTTGGTTGCCTCTTCTGCACTGGGGTAATTTCCCAGAGCACAGGTCATCAAATACTGATCTTGAGAAAAAGACATTTCCAGCCTTGGCCATGACCTCATGTGTTTGAGAGTTCTTAGGTTCCTCAGTTGGTGCTGGCTCCTCATGGAGAGATGTTTTCTGCAACTACACAATTTCTCAGAGGAGATGGCCACAGATAGACTCATCTTGAAACTGAATGGACTAGAGATCCATGCCTGGCTGCCCAATATATTTGCACTTGTGCATTTCCTATTTAGTACACATTTGAGGTGAATGTGAAGTATCTGTTCGGCAGTCCTTGTTCAGTCACCCAgccttgtccaactctttgtgaccatccTGTCCATGGTTatttttttcctggcaaagatagtggagtggtttgtcattttcttctccagtggaataaggcaaacagaggttaagtgacttgcccagggtcacacagctagtaagtatccgaggctggatttgaactcaggtctttctagctTCAAACTCTaatcactgagccatctagctgcccctcagtcATCCTACAAAGGAAATTATGGGTATGAGACACTGGTATGCTTTGTTTTATAGCTATACCTGGAGTAGCATTCTAGAGTGAGGGCATAAAAACTCACAAGAAGGAAGAGTAGGTTGGTACTCCCTTTTAGGTGTCACAATCTGCCAGGATTGAACCCTATTCAtctgtgtcaagtgtcagagccTTTTTCTGGGAAGGGGCACTCTAAGTGACAGGAGACATGAGGATGGCTTGAAGTGTTAGGGTAGTAGATCTTTGTTATTTGTCATTGGAAAGGCAAGACATATATTTATGAAGAATgaaagaacactggcctgggAAGCAAAAACATTGGCCTGGTTTTGGTCACAAGTTCTGCTCCTAACTAGCTACGCAATCTAAGGAAAGTTACTTATTTTTagggtctcactttcttcatctttaaaatcaaTGACTTGGATTAGAGTAgcttataaatgtttaacaacttgctctctgaaaaaaatttaTGCAAGACACGTAATTAAATTAATATGCATTACTAATATTTCCCTAATCATTTTCTTACATCTAGAGTCTAGACAAATCACAAAAAAATACATTAAGCCCTGATctgtagtatttgctgatttttgaggtgtCTGCATTCACtctgaatatttaacaattgactcACCTAGCTAGGTTGAGCTGTCTCCAACACACTGGTGGACTAAAAGGTCTCTAAGGTATTTCCTAGTGTTAACATTTGCTGATTCTAGGAACACATCCAGCGGAGGCTGAGTGAAATATCATGATTTGTTTCTGGCCAAACATAGGCTAATATCCATAGAATTTTTTAGTTACGGGTTCCACTCCTCTCTCTGTATgcacaaatgtgtatgtgtgtgtgtgtgtgtgtgtgtgtgtgtgataaaaaGCAAATTAGGGTGTATGTGGTAAGCTCAAGTGGTTATAATAATTTTCTCAGTCAGCTCCCTAGGGTCATTTGAGGATGAAGAAGGGTACAGATGAGGAGAGACACTCTTTCCTCATTCTGATtctgagggaagaggaagagactaATCAAATGGTGCCCTGGTAGAAGTCCAGGATTTGTGATTGGACTAATTAATCTCTAAATTCACCTTAGTCTACTGGGGAAAGGGCCTTGGTAGGGAATGCTAGAAAGCCTCAGGGACCTCAATTCCCTGATTTCAGTTTTCTGTGTCATAAACTTAAGGCTTCCTCAGTGTAGAAATGATTGCTTCTGATCCCTGTAAAGGTCGGTAGCCTTTAGAGCAGAATGTGCTCAGGCCTGGGTGACTCTGCAGCTCGGATCTCATTGAGGGTGGTGGTGAATTGGCTTGGCTAACCCTCTCCCCCTGAGGTGGACACAGGCAGGGTATTTTCACAGCCCATGCACATTTTTGGCTAGCTCCCCCAGAGTGCTGCAGCTAACTTCTCTGCTACTCACTAATAGAGAGGCAAAGTCTCTTTTCAGTTGAGCCCCATTCAGATCATATGGTCAGTAAAGAGAAGTCTGGAGAGGGTACGTTTTAAGCATTTGGTGTCACCCAGATCCGTCCTCCTAGAAATCAAAGATCTTGACCAGTTCTTCTTCTCTCAGCCCTCTCTGGGAGGAATAAAGAGATCAAAATGGTCAAGTTCATCTGATTTTAGGAAATTTTAGGAATAAGCTTCATTGTCAGACTGGTTAGTGACAGTGGTCAAGGTGTTTGCTAAaggctgtttttttaaaaaattctttggttTATTGCTGAACTAATCCAGGTATGAGATCTTGGTTCTCTGTGAAATTACCATTTTCTTACTGGGATCTCAGTGAAGAAATGTTctcttggggcagctatgtggtgcagtgaatagagcactggtcctggagtcaggaggacttgagttcaatctggcctcagacacttgacacttactagctgtgtgaccttgggcaagtcaattaaccccaactgccttgcctccctccctccaacccccccCACCATCAACAATctaaaccaaacaaaaaataggTAATGGTCTGCTGATTCCTATTTTTTGCTGTGGTTCTCAACAAGGCTCACCTGGTAATTGTTTCTACACAAAGAAAGTTGACTACCTTTTGTGTGACATAGTTGAAAGAACTGTCGATTTGGAGCTAGAAGTTGTGTTTTAGAATCCTGACTTTGCTACATATTActactgtgaccttgggtaagtaatttCACTTCTCTTCATAGTTACTCCCTTAGTAGAACTTGGGAGCAGGGGTtagtttgttttgtcttttcatccccaGAGTCTGGGAAAACCTCACCTCACACACAGCAAGTtactaataagtgtttgttggatGAATCTTTAGGTGTCCTGGACTAGGTAATTTCTAGAATGAACTTGTTGAAAAGATAAGTCTTCATTTGGGCTTTTACCCTCATTtatgaggcaaaactcaggacaaaaaGAACTAAAGGGATTTTATTGTAAGTATGTTAAGGTAGCAAAAGATTGAATGACTGACCACTGAAGATCAACAATGGCTGCAAGGTGGGGACAGCTTTTAGAGGTAACTTTAAGACAAACCAGATAGATCTCAGCAAAAGAGGTTGGGACCTTGCCTCTCAATTCCTCCCCAACGTAGCAAGAATGTGACAATTTGCAGGTGGGGTATGTGACAAACAGCAGGTCACACACAAACTGCAGACTTGGTGTCTCCTTCCCCAACAGAGCCTTCTCCCAACACCAATTGACAAGCAGGGCTGGGCACAATGGAATGCCAAGTCACCATAACTTTGgagaatcccttccagctctgattatTAATCCATATCCATGCATTAATAGATTTAGGCCCTCAGGGCTGGAATCAATATCTCATAAACTTATCTAAATTTTTGGAGAGTTTCTTGAGCTCTTGTTTTCTGTAATGTGGTAGGAGGTCACCTGGACTTGTTATGCCAGAGGCGAGATGGGGCAAGGCTTGAGCCAAGGGGCAGTGTGGGCTGAGAGCAGCACTCACTACTGAGCCAGCCTAGTCTTATGAAAAGACATTCCTATTTGggcttctcctttccttttgttttccagCCCACATTTGGAGGGTCTTCACCACGCTGGATGTGTGTAACACCATTTATGCTCAGTGATTCACCTGCAGGAATAATAaatcaatggacatttattaagcacctgctgtatgccatTGTACTGTCCTGGGTGCTTGGGAAACAAGGATCAGTCAGTcactgcctttgaggagcttaccTTCTTTTGGGAGAGATAATGTAGACATGTGGAGGGATAGAATTCAGAACTAGATACAATATCATTTGGGGGGAGGGTCAGGCACAAGGATTTTAATAGCTGAATATGAGGAGTGATTGCATTCTAGGTTCCTGGACAGCCCatgaaaggcagagagacaggagacagattGCTGGTTAGGAGGAGTACTAAGGTCAGTTAGGCTCGACTGGAGAATGTAAGGAAAGGGGGGCAATATAGGAGGTAAGGAAAAATTGCTGTTGAGAATCCCTTCTCTGTATGACCTTCATCAATTAACTTACTCTTCCCGTGTCTCAGTTTTCTGAGCTGTCAAATGGGAGGGTTGGACAAGGTAGTATCtaacatctttttaaattttaagctaggggtggggaacttgtagcCTTGAGgtcatgtgtggccctctaggtcctcaggagGGACCCTTTGATTGAATTCAAACTCTTGGTTCTCCAGCTCTGAAGAGTCCTCttaaaaacatctttaaaaaagtGGAATGAGTGGCTTTCGTATCAAATGAATGGGGTTGCccttattggaggtcttcaagcagaggataGGTGTTTACTTGGATATCTCCtggtggattttctttttttgggtgaTGGATTAGATTAACTGGTGGCCGAGGTTGCTTGAAACTTTCAGATTCTCTGATGAAATTAGATTTCGTGGTATAGCAGAGGagtcctggatttggactcaaaggttttgtttttgactttggCTCTGTAATATTTTTTTTGCCTGTGTGACTGACCTTTGGATGAGTAGCTCCACTCTTGGCCTTGACTTTGTTATTTGTAGAATAAAGGAAGTTGGtgtagatgatctctaacataTTTTCTAGTTCTACATCCTATAATTTTATGAAATGGGGAAGATTTTGTACCATCCTGGGCATAACTGAGACTAGAGACATTCCTCAGTAATAATTCCTGATAACTGAGGTTTGGAAATAAAACTAGAACTTTAGTCATGTAATCCCAAATTCACAGAATTCAGTAGTCAGAATGTACCTCAGCATCTATCTCATTCGTCCTATatacaaaaggaatccccactattcCATGCCAACAAGTGGCCAGCCAGCCTCTGCTTACAGTATTCcaaaggaaatggagatgagCTGCTGTTCCCTGAAGCATCCCATTCCTCTTTTGAACAGCTCCAAttgtcaggaagcttttcctgacattaagTGCAAATATGCATCTTTACATCTGGCATCCattgtttctggttctgttttttaGAACCAAACCCAAAAGTTGAATTTCTTCTCTCCATGACAGACCTTCAGATATTTGCAGACAGCTTCCATGTAGTCCCTGAAGCTTCTGTTCTTCATCTCTTGTTCCTTCAACTTATCCTCATATGTCAGACTTCAGGTCATTTGAAATTCTGCTTGTCCTTCTCTGAACCTTTCCTAGCCTTTCAATTTCCTCTTAaagaagtgttattattatttttattgtattattatttttattgttttaccagacctgtgatttcactccTTTTCTCAAAGCAGATTGGTGTCAGGTCTGCAGACCGTAGTTCCATAGGGtagtctggggcactgagaggtcagATGATCTGCCCAGGCTCACATGTCAGGTACTTGTGAGAGGGGAGATTAGAATATTCCTATTATAGAGGGCAAGACAGCATCCTTCACTGGAAAGAACAGTGAACTTAATATCAAGACAGCTGCTTTTCAATGTCAGTTGAGATTTGGTTGCCTTTTCAATAAAATGTACATAATACTGGGGCAGAATGGGAGATATTTCCATTGCTCACTCCATTAGGCCGTTATGAGGAGAGTTccatagctgtgtgacattgggcacaTCCCTTCACTTCCCTGGTCCCTAGCTTCTCCGCAAAAGAGGTGATTTGAATGAGACAGTCTCAAAAGTCTCTTTCAGTTCCAAATGCTAATCCTACACGTAATCTTACAACATTCCTTACTGTTTTCAGTGAGAGGGTTTATTGCTTTGTATTATTGCAGATGACCTTTCACCAAGAGACCTGTCCAAGATCCATGGTTGCCCAAGAACAAGAGCTCCATCTGAAAGATcagaaaagcagaattaaaaACTAGAGAGGGACTGGAGGCCTGAGAGTCATCCATCCCTTCTAGCTCATTTGCACAACATACCTTCATCAAAAAACTTCTTTCCCTAAGTTTTATCTCCCATTCTCAAAAACCAAATCCTCAGCCCTTGTCTTTGTTCATTGATCTGAAATCTACATGGTCACATCACAGTGTCTTTTTGTCCAccatcctttgcctttctttggtttTTACCACTGATCTGTTCTATTAACTTTACAGCTTTTTTCATTCACTTTCTGTGTGATCCTTGGGAATCCCTTTGATCACCACTGTAGTTTGTATTCTGGAACTTTGAGTAGAATAGTTTTGTTCCCAAAGTCCCATAAGGAGCTGTGTGCTCTGGTATAAATTCCCAGGTCTTCACTCTTGGACCAGAAGCCATGGTGCAGACTGGCAATGTGACAGAATTCATTTTTCTAGGACTCTCTCCTAATGCAGAGATTCAGAGAATTTGctttgtgttgtttttgttcttataCATGGCTATTGTGTTGGGGAATTCCCTCATTGTATTGACTGTCAACTTCAGCAAGAGTCTTGGCTCCCCCATGTATTTCTTCCTCAGTCACTTCTCCTTTGTGGAGATCTGTTATTCCTCCACCACTTCCCCCAAACTCATTGCTGATTTACTTGTTGAGAGGAAATCCATCTCCCTAGAGGGCTGCATCACACAAGtattcttcatccatttctttGGTGGCATTGAGATGTTTCTACTCATAATGATGGCTTATGACCGATACTTGGCCATCTGTAAGCCTCTGCACTATGTGACCATTATGAACCATTGGGTTTGTGGCCTCCTGGTTGGGATGGCCTGGTTGAGTGGCTTTTTACACTCAATTGCCCAaattctcctccttttccatctaCCCTTTTGTGGCCCTAATGTGATTGACCATTATTTCTGTGATGTGCTCCCTCTGCTGGAACTTGCCTGCACTGACACCTTCTTCACTGGGTTGCTTATTGTGGCTAATGGGGGGAGCCTGTCAGTAGTGAGCTTCATCATTCTCTTGAGCTCTTACAGTGTTATCTTGTTCCACCTAAGGGGGCATAGCAAGGAAGGACGCCAAAAAGCCCTCTCTACTTGTGCTTCCCACATCACTGTAGTCATCTTGTTCTTTGGGCCCTGTGTGTTCATCTACCTGCGGCCCAACACCACATGCTACCTggacaagatggtggctgtaTTCTACACAGTGATCACTCCTGTTCTCAACCCAATCATCTATTCCTTGAGGAATGCTGAAGTGAAGAATGCCATGAGGAAGCTGTGGGTCAGGGTGCTAAAACAAGGAGAGGCATGAAGTTATTTAAGACCCCTGCTGTTAATTTATCCTGAATTTGAATGGGTGAACCTAGGAGAAGTGGAACCGAATACAAAACAATAGATACTCCTACCAATAAGACTTAAAGAGAAATTCAAAATGGCTTTCTCTGAACACAGAGATCATGGAAAGTTTCTTTCATTGTGCTTATAAAAGTTTTGCTTTGGATTTCAGTTTTTTGACATATACATTTAAGTGAATATGATTGTGTGTGGGCATATAAAgtaataattatattttccatCTTGAATTTCTTgggggcagtgtggtatagtagaaagagcaatgaCATGGGTTTTAATCTTGGCTCAGCtatttagtagttgtgtgaccacaggcaaacaATAGTAATGATAACTACCATTTAGGTAACACTGAAGTTGACCAAGCAATGTTGATGTTTCATCTCATTTGTTGCTTGCAAGAAGTCTGTGAGGTAGCTTCTATTATTACCtctattttgtagataaggaaactgagtctaagaatggttaaaggacttgtccagggtcacacaactaataaatgtctgaggcaggatttgaacttggctcttcctgactccagttccagcaatctttccactgtgacacctaactGTTCCCTGTCCCGGGCTTTAGTCTCCTAAGTCTTAGAGatttctgtgactttttcttattctAATCTTCTGTGAACATCAAAGAAATATGAGGCCAGTTCCCTTTCTTCTACACACTGGCTCTCTTctaccttgttgttgttgttctttttcctttgttcttgaagaggaccaagacatcagcaagatgatgccatgactctcaagtgaattggatttaagtgagggatgtacagtggcaagatatagaacaTGATGTCTGGATATGGTTCCTCTGTAggtaaggtctttctgagttctctctTAGATTGAGGCAATGCTGATTAAGAAATGagccaaggaatggccccttttgCCTAATGAAAacatcaatctgggaggggaagaactcTCAGGTTCCTTGTCacaacagaaacaattactatttatgtTCCCTAAGAATTATCTGGGGACCAAATGATGGCTGCTTATGGTGCTTGATCTGGGACTTTTTGTTGGCCAAGCAATGAGACACAGAGTGAATTGCGTTTAGGGCACGGTCTTTAAGAAAGTAATCTTGCCAACATATCTTGCTATGTTCCAGCCATCATAATTTAtgttcctttgggcagagcactccCAGGTAATGGTATGGTATCCTATGTAgacagaggaagggggaaggagggaagggaagggaaggggagaggaagggagaggaaaggaaggaaagaaggatggaactCAGTTGCCCAAGTAGAACTGGCTAGGTGGGTCCCCAGTGGgacagctcagactactcacaggttggtgtttgtgctttgttctcaaagaggaccaatacatcaggaagatgatgccatgacttacaggTGAATTggactatgcaaggtcaccagtctcattttctcctctggtgcTCTCTGGATCTAGTGGCAAGATAGAGATCagtatgactggagatggccccctctACCTCGATTACATTTTACCttgcattatatttatttgtttacatattgcaTTCTGCCttgtagattgtaagctccttgagggcagggattgaatGATTTTATATCTTTAGAACTCAGTTTCCAGCACTGGGTCTTGAacttattaaataaatgcttttggatcAGAATTTGTTGTTGAACCCCAGTGGAGCCTGGATATCATGTGCATATGGATTGTCCATGTGGGACATGTGGTAAGCTCTAGGATGACCCTTGCTGTCAGTTGGCACCCAGGAAAAGCACTTATGGGGTATTTCATGTCTGTAAGTGAACAATCAACACTTGTTAAAATACATTCAGTGAAAAACATAAATAGTCAGGtagaatttaaacaaaacaaccTGAAGTGCTTGGCACTGAGGCCGCCTGGTGAAACAATGGATAGATCTCTGGATGTGGAGTTctgaagacccgagttcaaatccattctgaCCATGACAAGTAAGTTGCGTGAtattgagtaagtcacttaaccctctatttgccccagtttcttcatttgtaaaatggtgatgataatagctcctgtcttacagggttgttgtgaggatcaaagaggataatacttgtaaagtgttcAGCAAAATCTAGGAGCAGGtatgtggaacagtggatagagcactgccctggagtcaggaggacctgagttcaaatgtggtctcagatcgTTAtgagcggtgtgaccctggggaagtcacttaaccctgattgcttccaaAAACGCAAAACTACACAAATATTATAAAactatataaaagttattattattaaagaaagcCTCAATACCCTACACCAACCATTGTGGTTTATTCCTAAGTGGGAGAATAAATAAACTTTGAATTATCTAGTGCATCATAATCTGTATCCATTGAAAAGGTTGCTCTGGGATATTTTTATAGGTGGGTTCTGGGAATTTCAGTTCTTAGTTAACCATGAAAGAGCATAGAATTGGGAGAGTTGGATTCCAGGACCAGTTGttacaataattataataatgatattaataaccACTAGCTCTTTGATAGTAATAAATACAGCTCTTTAGTTTCACGGAGAATCTTACgagtcatctcatttgattctcacaatagtaATACATTATAGATATATACtaatatatctattatatattaatatataatatataaaatatgtatttacacaaataaaaaattacactatattttttattttgtttatttaatatatttagttttcagcattgattttcacaagagtttgaattacaaattttctccccatttctacctttccccccactccaagatggcatatattctggttgccctgttccccagtcagccctcccttctgtcaccccactcccctcccatcctcttttcccttcctttcttgtagggcaagataattttctgcacctcattgcctgtgtatcttattttctagttgcatgcaaaaacattttttttgaacatctgtttttaaaaactttgaattccaaattctctcccctcttcccttcccacccaccctccccaagaagtcaagcaattcaacataggccacatgtgtatcattatgtaaaacccttccacaatatgcatgttgtgaaagactaactatattttgctccttcctgacctatccccctttattgaattttcttccttgaccttgtcccttttcgaaagtgtttgtttttgattacctcctcccccatctgccctcccttctatcatccccccttttttatcttcttcctccctctttcctgtggggtaagatacccaattgagtgtgtatggtattccctcctcaggtcaaatctgatgagagcaagattcactcattccccttcacctgccttctcttctcctcctacagaactgctttttcttgccccttttatgcgagataatttaccccattctatctatccctttctccctctctcaatatattcctctctcatcccttaatttgattttatttcttttagatatcatcccttcatcttcaactcaccctgtgcctcccctccccgtctctctctctctctctctgtctctctctcctctcggtctctctctctctctctatacacacacacacacacacacatatatatgcatatgcccttcagctaccctaatttTGAGGTttcacgaatcatacacatcatctttccatgtaggaatgtcaacgaaacagttcgactttagtaagtcccttgcgatttctttttcttgctctttttcttgattaccttttcatgcttcctttgattcttgtgtttgaaagtcaaattttctattcagctctggtcttttcactgagaaagcttgaaagtccctgctttccagctgcatTCCCGGCACCGCCCCATATTTACCCTATATTAATAGGATATAATTATAACATATAATAgatctattattattcccattttacatatgaggaaacctaGGCTGAGAGAAGTTAGATTACTTGTGAAAGTTGTCACACATCTGGGGAGTGTctcagtcaggatttgaactcagatgttctaACTCATACATCTCAAATACTGTCATTTATGCCACTTGTTTGCCTTGTTGACACCAGGAGGCAGTAAGTCACTCTAACTTAGAGTAACTACTGTTCTCTGCATAGTAGTGGGGTATAATCGATACAGTATAAGATAGTCTAGCAAGTTCCAAAAGACTTAGGTTCGGATCTCTTGATGTTTTGCACTTGGTGTGAGCATGATAGCCAGGTTActaaacctctctcagtctcagttttgttatttgtaaaatggCTCATACTATCTGTAGTACTGTAATGGCAAggaaatgggactttttgctgctttttcttttggagtgtttctcagtgCTGAGGCAATCgagtgcctttgactgaatctttgattgaatcaggagacT
Proteins encoded in this window:
- the LOC118853980 gene encoding olfactory receptor 4X2-like translates to MVQTGNVTEFIFLGLSPNAEIQRICFVLFLFLYMAIVLGNSLIVLTVNFSKSLGSPMYFFLSHFSFVEICYSSTTSPKLIADLLVERKSISLEGCITQVFFIHFFGGIEMFLLIMMAYDRYLAICKPLHYVTIMNHWVCGLLVGMAWLSGFLHSIAQILLLFHLPFCGPNVIDHYFCDVLPLLELACTDTFFTGLLIVANGGSLSVVSFIILLSSYSVILFHLRGHSKEGRQKALSTCASHITVVILFFGPCVFIYLRPNTTCYLDKMVAVFYTVITPVLNPIIYSLRNAEVKNAMRKLWVRVLKQGEA